In the genome of Budorcas taxicolor isolate Tak-1 chromosome 23, Takin1.1, whole genome shotgun sequence, one region contains:
- the ARL3 gene encoding ADP-ribosylation factor-like protein 3, whose product MGLLSILRKLKSAPDQEVRILLLGLDNAGKTTLLKQLASEDISHITPTQGFNIKSVQSQGFKLNVWDIGGQRKIRPYWRNYFENTDILIYVIDSADRKRFEETGQELAELLEEEKLSCVPVLIFANKQDLLTAAPASEIAEGLNLHTIRDRFWQIQSCSALTGEGVQDGMNWVCKNVSAKKK is encoded by the exons GGCTTACTCTCAATTCTGCGCAAATTGAAAAGTGCACCAGACCAGGAGGTGAGAATCCTTCTCCTGGGCTTGGATAATGCTGGCAAGACCACTCTTCTGAAGCAGCTGGCATCTGAAGACATCAGCCACATCACACCGACACAG GGTTTTAACATCAAAAGTGTACAATCACAAGGTTTTAAACTGAATGTCTGGGACATTGGCGGACAGAGGAAAATCAGACCATACTGGAGGAATTATTTTGAAAACACTGATATTCTT ATATATGTAATTGACAGCGCAGACAGAAAAAGATTtgaagagacaggtcag GAACTAGCTGAATTACTGGAGGAGGAAAAGCTAAGTTGCGTGCCCGTGCTCATCTTTGCTAACAAGCAGGATCTGCTCACAGCAGCCCCTGCCTCTGAAATTGCagaaggactgaacctgcacaccATCCGCGACCGATTCTGGCAGATCCAGTCTTGCTCAGCTCTCACAGGAGAGGGCGTTCAG GACGGCATGAACTGGGTCTGCAAAAATGTCAgcgcaaagaagaaataa